Proteins from one Coffea arabica cultivar ET-39 chromosome 8c, Coffea Arabica ET-39 HiFi, whole genome shotgun sequence genomic window:
- the LOC113706142 gene encoding uncharacterized protein, which yields MCFNRVKQGFLVGCRPLIGVDGTFLKRSIGGVLLIAVGLDANNSIYPLAYAVTGGENKDSWAWFFKLLKEDLKIERDYEWTIMSDKQKSLIQACDNVFPNAAHRFCVKHMHGNFSSAGFKGEALRKALCVAAKATSPAEFASKMEEIAAIDKHAAKWFDDKPPSQWSRAYFSTYPKCDILLNNVCECFNSKILDAREKSIIEMLELLRLYMMQRMQQNRDLAVNKWKDYMHCPRIVERIEKRMEKATQSFPFKSNDDLYEVSCPYGDHYVVNIKDHTCSCRRWELTGILCPHAISALWIAKKDPMLYVSSWYTVEKYLLCYEGCVCPMSRERNWKNTGLKGPKPPLYGKLARRPKKQRRRSMDEVEQAKEKQKKKMSKVSAVIRCKYCLQRGHNMRSCKLRKDEHTEAVHTGSQVPQNTTANVEDISVDCNDTEAETEELVTCTPSNF from the coding sequence ATGTGTTTTAATAGAGTGAAGCAAGGTTTCTTAGTTGGATGTAGGCCTTTGATTGGAGTAGATGGTACATTCTTGAAAAGGTCAATTGGGGGAGTTCTATTGATAGCTGTTGGATTAGATGCTAATAATAGCATTTATCCACTTGCATATGCTGTAACAGGGGGAGAAAATAAGGACTCTTGGGCATGGTTCTTCAAATTACTCAAAGAAGACTTGAAAATTGAAAGGGATTATGAGTGGACTATCATGAGTGACAAGCAAAAAAGCCTGATTCAGGCATGTGACAATGTTTTTCCAAATGCAGCTCATAGATTTTGTGTGAAACACATGCATGGCAACTTTTCATCTGCTGGATTCAAAGGAGAAGCTCTGAGAAAAGCCTTATGCGTTGCTGCAAAGGCAACTAGTCCAGCAGAATTTGCCAGCAAAATGGAAGAAATAGCAGCAATTGACAAACATGCAGCCAAGTGGTTTGATGATAAACCTCCATCTCAATGGAGCAGAGCCTACTTTAGTACTTATCCAAAGTGTGATATCTTGTTGAATAATGTGTGCGAGTGTTTCAATAGCAAAATATTAGATGCAAGGGAGAAATCAATCATTGAAATGCTGGAATTGTTAAGATTGTATATGATGCAAAGAATGCAGCAAAATAGGGACTTGGCAGTGAATAAGTGGAAAGACTATATGCACTGTCCTAGGATTGTTGAGAGAATAGAAAAAAGGATGGAAAAGGCCACTCAGAGTTTTCCTTTCAAATCCAATGATGATTTGTATGAGGTTTCCTGTCCATATGGTGATCATTATGTAGTAAACATCAAAGACCATACATGTTCATGTAGGAGATGGGAGCTGACAGGAATTCTTTGTCCCCATGCTATTTCTGCACTATGGATAGCAAAAAAAGATCCAATGTTGTATGTATCCAGTTGGTATACAGTGGAAAAATACTTGTTATGCTATGAAGGCTGTGTGTGTCCAATGAGTAGGGAAAGAAATTGGAAGAACACTGGTCTTAAAGGTCCAAAACCACCTTTGTATGGTAAACTAGCTAGAAGACCAAAGAAACAAAGGAGGCGAAGTATGGATGAAGTAGAACAAGCaaaggaaaaacagaaaaagaaaatgagcaaAGTTAGTGCAGTGATAAGATGCAAATATTGTCTGCAAAGAGGTCACAATATGAGATCTTGCAAGCTTAGAAAGGATGAACATACTGAAGCTGTCCATACAGGCTCCCAAGTTCCTCAGAATACCACTGCAAATGTTGAAGACATCTCTGTAGACTGCAATGATACTGAAGCTGAAACTGAAGAGCTAGTTACATGTACTCCCTCAAATTTTTGA